The nucleotide sequence CGAAGTGCTCAAGCGTCTGGCGGTGCACCCGGTGCAGTACGGCCTGGTCGGCTTGGCCCTGGCGCTGTTCTACCTGCTGCTGTTGTCACTCTCCGAACACCTCGGCTTCGCCCTGGCCTATGGGATTTCTGCGAGCGCCTGCGTGCTGATGGTCGGCGTCTACGTCAGCGGCGTGCTGCACAGTTGGCTGCGCGGCGGCGGCTTCACCGCGTTGCTGGCGGCGCTCTACGCGATGCTCTATGCGCTGCTCAGCGCCGAGGATTACGCGCTGCTGATGGGCTCACTGCTGGTGTTCGGCCTGCTCGCCGCCGTCATGCTGCTGACTCGCAAGTTGGATTGGTACGGCGTGGGTCGCGGCGACGCGGCTCGCCAGGAGGTGCAGTGATGGGCCGCGCCATCCTGCAATTCACTGCCTGCTTGGCGATTGGTCTGGTGCTCGGGGTGATCGCCCTGGTGCTACTGTTGTTCACCGGCGAAATGGGCCTGGTGAAGGGCTTCGTGCTCAGCGGCACGCCACTCGCCTACCTGGCGCTGAGCGTGCTGCCGGACGCTTTCTGGCTGTGGCTGACCGGCATCCATGACGCTGCCGCCAGCAGCACTCTGCGCTCGTTTCTCGAGCTGTGCGCGGCGCTCGGCCAGCTCGCTCTGCTGCTGGCGCTGGGCTTGTATTGGACGCTGTGCCGGGAGCCAGACGATGGCCATGCTGAGTGACGAGCGCGCGCTGGGCGCCCGTCTGGCGCGGCAGATTGCCCTGTTGTTCCCGCCACGCTTCTGGCCGCCGGCAGTGCGCGGCGGGTCGTCGCCAGATTCGTAGGGTGGGTTAGCCGTAGGCGTAACCCACCGAGCAGGCGGGCCGCCAGTGTTCCGAACGATGCCGCTGGTGGGTTACGCCGCTACGCGGCTAACCCGTCCTACAAAAGCGGTGCGCAACGCTTAACGGGGACGTAGCCTGTTGTTTCCGTCACGGCTCAGGCCGCTGGCCGCGCGGCAGCAGCGCCCAGTAGCCGAGCAGCGCGGCCAGGCCGAGGCCGAGCCAGGCCAGTGCGTCCCACAGGCCGTCGCCGAGCAAGGCGGTCAACAGCCCGGCGAAGCCGAGCAGGGCGAGTAGCAGCGGGGCGGCGAATACTCGCCACAAACTCTGCCGCTTCATGGCTGCACCTCACGCGCCGCATGCGGCGTGCCGGGCAACGGACCGCGGCGGCTCCACCACAGGTACAGGCCGCTGCCGAGGACGACGATGGTCAGCACGTCGAGCAGCGCCCAGAGGATCTGCATCGGCCGCCCGCCGTAGTCGCCGAAGTGCAGCGGCTGCGACAGCGACAGCGCACTCATGTACCAGGGTCGCGTGCCGACCGCGGTCACCGCCAGGCTCTGTGCGTCGATCAGCACTGGTGTCCACAGGTGCGCGGTGAGGTGCGTGCTGCCCTTCATGAACACCGTGTAGTGGTGCGCGCTGGAGAAGCGCGTGCCGGGGAAGGCGATGAAGTCCGGTTGCATGTTCGGTGCCGCAGCGGCGGCGATGCGCAGCACGTCGGTCGCCGGCGCGCGCGTGGTCAGTGGCGGGGCGTCGCGGTACGGCTCGATCAGCGCGGCCAGGCTGTCGTGGCGCCAGGCGGCGATCACCAGATCGTTGCAGGCGCTGATCACTCCGGTGATGCCGACCACCAGCGCCCAGCTCAGGGTGACGATGCCGATCAGGTTGTGCAGGTCGAGCCAGCGGGTGCGCGCCGACTTGTGCCGGCGCACCTCGGCGAAGCGCAGACGGCGCATGAACGGCGCGTAGAGCACCACCCCGGAGACGATGGCGACCACGAACAGCAGGCCCATGAAGGCCAGCAGCAGCTTGCCGGGCAGGCCGGCGAACATGTCCACGTGCAGGCGCAGCATGAGCATCATGAAGCCGCCGTTGGCCGCCGGCATGGCCACCGCCTCGCCCGTGCGTGCGTCGAGCATGAAGGTGTGCGAGGAATTCGGCTCGGTGCCGGCCGTGGCGGCGGTGATCGCTACCACGCCGTTCGGCTCGTCCTCCTCCCAGCCGAGGTACTGCATCACTTCGCCGGGACGGTGCTTCTCCGCTGCCTCGACCAGTTGCTGCAGGTCGAGCTGCGGGGTACCCGGCGCCAGCTCGCGCAGTTCCGGCGCGTCGCTGAGCAGGTGCTCGAGTTCGTGGTGGAAGATCAGCGGCAAACCGGTCAGCGCCAGAAGCAGCAGGAACAGGGTGCAGATCAGGCTGGTCCAGGTGTGGACGAAGGACCAGCGGCGAATCGTGGTGGCATTCATGGTCATTTCCCCAAAAGACCGAGGCCGCTTACAGGCGGCCTCGATCATGCGACGCAGCGCGCTAGCGCTTTACCATTTGTAGCTGGCGCTGGCGACGACGCTGCGTTCGTCACCGTAGTAGCACCAGAAGCCGTCGCAGGTGGACAGGTAGTCCTTGTTGAACAGGTTCTTCGCGTCCACCGCCAGCGCGGCACCGCGCAGGGTGCTGCTCAGGCGGCCGAGGTCGTAGTGCAGCGAGGCGTCGTACACGGTGTAGGAGCCGGTGTGGCCGACCCAGGTGTTGGCGGTGTTGCCGTAGCTGTCACCTACATAGCGCGCACCGGCGCCGATGCCGAAACCGTCGAGCAGACCGGCGTGCCAGGTGTAGTCGGCCCAGGTGGTGGCCTGGTTGCGCGGCATCTGCTGCATGCGATTGCCCTTGTCCGCGCCGTTCTGGATCTCAGAGTCGTTGTAGGCGTAGGAGGCGACCAGCTTAAGGTTGTCGGTGACGTCGGAGGTGGCTTCCAGCTCCAGGCCACGGACTTTCAGTTCGCCGATCTGGCGGGTGATGCTGCCTTCGGTGACGCTGACGTTCTGCTGGGTCAGGTCGAACACTGCGGCGGTCAGCAGCGTGTTGCTGCCCGGCGGCTGGTACTTGATGCCGACTTCGTACTGCTTGCCCTCGGTGGGCTCGAACGAGGTGGTACTGCTGACGGTGGCGCCCATCGCCGGCTGGAACGATTCGGCGTAGGACACGTACGGCGCCAGGCCATTGTCGAACAGGTAGCTGAGACCGACGTTGCCGCTGAACACAACGTCGCGCTGGGTGTTAGTAACGTCGCCCTGATTGTAGAAGGTAGTGCCGGTGTGCACCCAGTCTTCGCGGCCACCGATGGTCAGGCGCCAGTTGTCGAGGGCGATCTGGTCCTGCACGTAGAGGCCGGTCTGGCGGGTCTTCTGGTTGTAGTCCTGCAGGGTGAAGTAGGTCACGCCAGACAGGTCGGCACCATAAACCGGCTTGTTGACGTTGATCGACGGCACGCCGAAGCCGTACAGCCACTGGTAGTTGCTATTCGAGCGCTGGTGATCGAGGCCGAGCAGCAGGGTGTGACTCAGCTCACCAGTCTGGAAGTCGGCCTGGAAGTTATTGTCTACGGCGAACTGGCTGATGTCTTCGTTGACGATGCCGGATTCGCGGGTGACGTTGCCATTGGCGTCGACGGTATTGAAGGTGCTGACGTTGACCGCCTGGAATTCCAGGTCGCTCTTGGTGTAACGCAGGTTCTGACGGAACTGCCAGACCTCGTTGAAACGATGGTCGAAGGCATAGCCGAGCGCGTAGTAGGTGCGGTCGTAGAAGTCCCAGTCCGGCTCACCGAGGTTCTTGTGATGGGAGATCTTGCCAAACGGCGAGTCGATCTTGGTGCCCTGCAGCGGGAGGAACTGACCGGTGATGCCGGTATCGTCGCGGGTGTACTGCGACAGGAAGGTCAGGTGGGTGTCGTCGTCGAGGTTCCAGGTCAGGCTCGGGGCGAGGTTGTAGCGCTTGTCCGAGATGTGGTCGATTGGCGTGTCGCTGTCACGCACGGTGCCGCTGACGCGGTAGGCGAAACGACCGTCGTCGTCGATGGCGCCGGTGCTGTCGAAGCTGATCTGCTTGTGGTTATTGGTGCCGGCCTGCACCTGCACTTCCTGGCTGCTTTCGCTCTGCGGGCGGCGACTGACCATGTCCAGCAGGCCGCCAGGCGGGGTCTGACCGTAGACCGACGAGGCCGGACCACGCAGCACGGCGATGCGCTCGAGGTTCCACGGCTCGATCTTCGGGTTGGCGAACGAGCCGACCGGCAGCGGCAGACCGTCGAGGAACTGAGTCGGCACGAAGCCCCGCACTTTCAACCAGTCGGCGCGCGAGTCGGAGCCGTAGCCACTGCTCAGCACGCCGGCGGTGTAGCGCAGGGCATCGTTGAGGTTAAGGGTTTGCCGATCGTCCAGCTGCTCGCGGGTGATCACCGACACCGAGCGCGGCACCTCGATCAGCGGTGTATCGGTCTTGGTGCCGGCGGCGGTGCGCTTGGCGACGTAGCCTTCGACCGGGCCCCAGGCAGCTTCGCTGTTGCCGGCGGCATTGATGTTGGTCTCCGGCAGCGCCAGCGCCCCTTGCGGCAGCGGCTCCAGGCTGTAGGTGCCGGCGCTGCTTTGTACCAGCTGCAGGCCGCTGCCGTTGAGGGCTTGGCGCAGGGCAGTGCGCGCGTCGTAATCGCCTTGAATTGGCTGGGCAGTTTTGCCGGCCGTCAGGCTAGGCTCGATGCTCAGGACGATCCCGGCATCACTGGCGATCCGGCTCAGCGTGCTGGCCAACGGCGCGGCTGGCAGTTGGTAATGGCGTACGGCAGAATCAGCCTGCGCCTGCAGGGAGGCACAGCTCAGTGCCAGAGCGGCGGCCAGCAGGGCGGGTCGGAACGGGGTGGTCAACGAGAACGACATTGCGAACATCTCCTAAGCGGGAATAAGTCTCAATGTCCTGTTGCCGAAGCAGATTGGAAAAGTGATAGGGCAGGATGAAATTATTTTTACTGGCGGCGAGATCGATCGGTTTTCCCGGCTATAGAAGCGGCCCTCGTGGCTTAACTTCTATCGCGATTGCGAGCTCTCAACCGGCGCTACCTTCACCCACCAGCGAGTATGTCGTTCGATGCGCACCGGCAGGCTCGGTGGCAGTGCGGCGAGGGCCAGTTCGCTGTCGTGCAGCGGGAAACTGCCGCTGATCCGCAGATCGGCGATACGTGGATCGACACCCAGATAGCCATCGCGGTACTCGCTCAATTGGGCGAGCAGCTCGGCCAGGCGCATGTTCTCGGCCACCAACATGCCGCGAGTCCAGGCGTCGGCCGCGAGCGGTGCCGGCTGACTGGCCTCCAGCGTGGCGGCGTGCATCAGCACCTGCTGGCCTTCCGTGACGATGCGCTCGTCCGGCGCCGCGAGTGGGTGCGCGGCCACCGCCGACTGCAGCACGATCAGGCGCGTGCCCTGGGCTTCGCGGCGGACCAGAAAACGCGTGCCCAGCGCGCGCAGGTCGCCTTCCGGGGTGCCGACCACGAACGGACGCACATCGCCGTGGGCGGTTTCCACGAGAATTTCCCCGCTGCGCAAGAACAGCCGGCGCTGGGTCGGATTGAAGTCGATATCCAGCGCGCTGCGACTGTTCAGGCGCACCCGCGTGCGATCCGGCAATTGCACTTCGCGCTGTTCGCCGCTGCCGGTGACGATGTCCGCCAACCAATCGGTCAACGGTCGCTGCTGGTTCAGCAGGCCAAGCGCGAGCGCACTGCCGAGGACCAGGCCGAGCAGTCCGCTGGCCCGCGCGGTGCGTTTTTTGTTTGGCGTGCGCAGCAAGGCGCGCCGTGCCGCCAGGCTGGAGGCCCCGGCGAGCCGATGGTCGAGCCCACCCAGCTGCGCCCAAGCGCGGGCATGCTCGCTGTGCGCGGCGAGCCAGATGCTGAACTCGCCGCGCTCATGCTCGCTGGCCGCGCCCGAGTCGAGACGTAGCTGCCAGTCGATGGCCGCATCGAGCACCTTGGCCGACACCGGCGCATGGTTCATGTCGGTTCTCCGTAGAGCGCGATGTAGCACTGGCGCAGGCCCTGGGCCAGGTATTGGCGCACGCGCGGCACCGACACGCCGAGGCGCTCGGCGATTTCCGCGTGGCCCATGCCGTCGATGCGGTTATGCAGGAAAGCCGCGCAGGCCTTACTGGACAGCTTGCCGAGCAGCCGCTCGATTTCCCGGAGCGATTCGAGAATCAGCGCTTGCTCCTCGACATCCGGGTGCGATTGTTCGGGCAGCAGGGCCAACTCGTCGAGGTAGGCACGTTCCAGCGAGTGGCGACGGAAATGGTCGATCAGCAAGCCGCGCGCGATGGTGGTCAACAGCGCCCGTGGTTCTCGCAGCTGACGCAGATCCGGCTTGTTGAGGATGCGCACGAAGGTGTCCTGGCTAAGGTCTTCCGCCCGATGCGGACAGCTCAGACTCTTGCGCAGCCAGCCGAGCAGCCAATCGCGATGATCGCGATAGAGCAGCCCCGCCAGTTCGTGATTTGAAGATTCCCCAACGGCCACTGCAACCCCAGCCTCTGCAAATGACAAATAACAAAACAACGAGAATTATTCGCATATATTCGCAGAATATGGCGATCTGCCGCAATTGCAGATGGTCGGGCGGAGCACAGAGTACGGAGTTGTTAGGGGCGATGACGTGCGTTGCCGACGGCAGCAGTGTTGCAAAGGTTGCTCCGGCGCCAAGCCAAGCGAGGTGTCGGGCGCGGGGCACTGAACAGAATCAGGGCATTTTTCGGCGCTCAGCAGCGCGTGGGCGCTGGTATGGCGTCGTGTGTCCCCATGAGTAGGTCGCGTGGATGATATGGTTGCTAAGATATGTGGATATCCATATATTCGATAATCCATATGTTTGTGAGGCACTGTTCGCCATGACCCCGCTCGCTCTGTTCAAGTGCCTGTCGGATGAAACCCGGGCGCGTGCGGCCCTGCTGGTTGTCCAGGAGGGCGAGCTTTGCGTCTGCGAACTGGTCTGTGCCCTGGATGACAGCCAGCCGAAGGTATCTCGACACCTTGCCCAACTCCGTGCGTGCGGCCTTCTGCTGGATCGACGCCAAGGGCAATGGGTTTACTACAAGCTCAATCCGGACCTGGCGCCTTGGGTCCATGACGTCCTTATGACGACGCTGGAGGCCAACAGCGAGTGGCTTGAACAGGACCGAGCACGCCTGGGGCAGATGGGCGACCGCCCCGTCCGCGCCGCTGCTTGCTGCTAACTCAGAAGCGCACCGGAGTCGTCATGCTTGTCGCAGTAGCAGTCTTCCTCGTCACTATCATCCTGGTCATCTGGCAGCCCAGG is from Pseudomonas sp. LS44 and encodes:
- a CDS encoding metalloregulator ArsR/SmtB family transcription factor, encoding MTPLALFKCLSDETRARAALLVVQEGELCVCELVCALDDSQPKVSRHLAQLRACGLLLDRRQGQWVYYKLNPDLAPWVHDVLMTTLEANSEWLEQDRARLGQMGDRPVRAAACC
- a CDS encoding FecR family protein encodes the protein MNHAPVSAKVLDAAIDWQLRLDSGAASEHERGEFSIWLAAHSEHARAWAQLGGLDHRLAGASSLAARRALLRTPNKKRTARASGLLGLVLGSALALGLLNQQRPLTDWLADIVTGSGEQREVQLPDRTRVRLNSRSALDIDFNPTQRRLFLRSGEILVETAHGDVRPFVVGTPEGDLRALGTRFLVRREAQGTRLIVLQSAVAAHPLAAPDERIVTEGQQVLMHAATLEASQPAPLAADAWTRGMLVAENMRLAELLAQLSEYRDGYLGVDPRIADLRISGSFPLHDSELALAALPPSLPVRIERHTRWWVKVAPVESSQSR
- a CDS encoding TonB-dependent siderophore receptor, producing the protein MSFSLTTPFRPALLAAALALSCASLQAQADSAVRHYQLPAAPLASTLSRIASDAGIVLSIEPSLTAGKTAQPIQGDYDARTALRQALNGSGLQLVQSSAGTYSLEPLPQGALALPETNINAAGNSEAAWGPVEGYVAKRTAAGTKTDTPLIEVPRSVSVITREQLDDRQTLNLNDALRYTAGVLSSGYGSDSRADWLKVRGFVPTQFLDGLPLPVGSFANPKIEPWNLERIAVLRGPASSVYGQTPPGGLLDMVSRRPQSESSQEVQVQAGTNNHKQISFDSTGAIDDDGRFAYRVSGTVRDSDTPIDHISDKRYNLAPSLTWNLDDDTHLTFLSQYTRDDTGITGQFLPLQGTKIDSPFGKISHHKNLGEPDWDFYDRTYYALGYAFDHRFNEVWQFRQNLRYTKSDLEFQAVNVSTFNTVDANGNVTRESGIVNEDISQFAVDNNFQADFQTGELSHTLLLGLDHQRSNSNYQWLYGFGVPSINVNKPVYGADLSGVTYFTLQDYNQKTRQTGLYVQDQIALDNWRLTIGGREDWVHTGTTFYNQGDVTNTQRDVVFSGNVGLSYLFDNGLAPYVSYAESFQPAMGATVSSTTSFEPTEGKQYEVGIKYQPPGSNTLLTAAVFDLTQQNVSVTEGSITRQIGELKVRGLELEATSDVTDNLKLVASYAYNDSEIQNGADKGNRMQQMPRNQATTWADYTWHAGLLDGFGIGAGARYVGDSYGNTANTWVGHTGSYTVYDASLHYDLGRLSSTLRGAALAVDAKNLFNKDYLSTCDGFWCYYGDERSVVASASYKW
- a CDS encoding PepSY domain-containing protein produces the protein MNATTIRRWSFVHTWTSLICTLFLLLLALTGLPLIFHHELEHLLSDAPELRELAPGTPQLDLQQLVEAAEKHRPGEVMQYLGWEEDEPNGVVAITAATAGTEPNSSHTFMLDARTGEAVAMPAANGGFMMLMLRLHVDMFAGLPGKLLLAFMGLLFVVAIVSGVVLYAPFMRRLRFAEVRRHKSARTRWLDLHNLIGIVTLSWALVVGITGVISACNDLVIAAWRHDSLAALIEPYRDAPPLTTRAPATDVLRIAAAAAPNMQPDFIAFPGTRFSSAHHYTVFMKGSTHLTAHLWTPVLIDAQSLAVTAVGTRPWYMSALSLSQPLHFGDYGGRPMQILWALLDVLTIVVLGSGLYLWWSRRGPLPGTPHAAREVQP
- a CDS encoding RNA polymerase sigma factor, whose translation is MAVGESSNHELAGLLYRDHRDWLLGWLRKSLSCPHRAEDLSQDTFVRILNKPDLRQLREPRALLTTIARGLLIDHFRRHSLERAYLDELALLPEQSHPDVEEQALILESLREIERLLGKLSSKACAAFLHNRIDGMGHAEIAERLGVSVPRVRQYLAQGLRQCYIALYGEPT